One part of the Lotus japonicus ecotype B-129 chromosome 2, LjGifu_v1.2 genome encodes these proteins:
- the LOC130740276 gene encoding uncharacterized protein LOC130740276, whose translation MGSSGSKASSSSCSSSSSSGSFRKGRSKRHRGFPSYCLGSASGSRDSDNDDQVCDQNKVNGSDATFTSGNEIDSGEVKTDSFRKVKSDELPCMPSNTDLDECGHASSRTGSSSVHGSTQSVNPSSRFLSRFSLIPGNISFRLSRTTSLGSSRPCPVSSASLSIFNNEDELNLNPGPPSSLINRNETQQCSDLLNASFANRVPVQYHEEASNNISSNSPTLGLVGNLQSSSTLSPIQDVIGDGNLFSPRIHPETENVEARHMDRRNAAREPVERNVRFSRTLSVGRLRDRVLRRSAISDFTLCPLQQEREVTDTSQNSGRQVGESDTRVSPSGRHAASSRIASGYPLPGMSSSLYSTQDYAVETSRSRETRYQDLLEHRSNFLERRRRIRSQVRALQRLGSRFENLSGHDRSCILSGQHRNGRCTCRISGRDNNSNDDTNARASISRIVMLAEALFEVLDEIHQQSVVLSSRPSVSSIGSVPAPNEVVESLPVKLYTKLHKHQEEPVQCYICLVEYEDEDSLRVLPCHHEFHTTCIDKWLKEIHRVCPLCRRDICIPDSLPTEN comes from the exons ATGGGGTCCAGTGGCAGCAAagcttcttcctcctcttgcaGTTCATCGTCGTCTTCCGGTAGTTTCCGGAAGGGTCGATCCAAGAGGCATAGAGGCTTCCCATCTTATTGTCTTGGAAGTGCATCTGGATCTCGTGACAGTGATAATGACGACCAG GTTTGTGATCAGAATAAAGTGAATGGAAGTGATGCCACATTCACCAGTGGCAATGAAATAGACTCAGGTGAAGTGAAAACAGATTCTTTCAGAAAGGTTAAATCTGATGAATTGCCTTGTATGCCTTCAAACACTGACCTTGATGAGTGTGGCCATGCTTCATCCAGAACTGGTAGCAGCTCTGTCCATGGTTCAACTCAGTCCGTGAACCCTTCAAGCAGATTCCTTTCTCGATTTAGCCTCATTCCTGGTAATATAAGCTTCAGACTTAGCAGAACCACTAGTTTGGGGTCATCTAGACCTTGCCCTGTTTCTTCAGCAAGTCTCTCAATATTTAACAATGAAGATGagctgaatctgaatccagggCCTCCTAGCAGCTTGATTAATAGAAACGAAACTCAACAATGTAGTGACTTGCTTAATGCATCTTTTGCCAATCGAGTGCCTGTACAGTACCATGAAGAGGCTTCTAATAATATAAGTTCTAATTCCCCAACATTGGGTTTGGTTGGCAACTTGCAGAGCAGTTCCACACTTTCTCCTATCCAGGATGTGATTGGAGATGGGAACTTGTTCTCTCCAAGAATTCATCCTGAGACAGAAAATGTTGAGGCTAGACATATGGATAGACGAAATGCCGCTCGAGAACCTGTTGAACGCAATGTTCGTTTTAGCCGAACTTTAAGTGTTGGAAGGCTCCGTGACAGAGTTCTCCGCCGATCAGCAATATCTGACTTCACCTTATGCCCTCTGCAACAAGAGAGAGAAGTGACAGATACTAGTCAGAATAGTGGAAGACAAGTAGGGGAGAGTGATACAAGAGTGTCCCCGTCAGGTCGTCATGCTGCAAGTTCCCGTATTGCATCTGGGTATCCTCTACCCGGCATGTCTAGCTCCTTGTATAGCACCCAAGATTATGCGGTTGAGACTTCACGGTCAAGAGAAACAAGGTATCAGGATCTACTGGAACACAGGTCCAATTTCCTTGAACGGAGAAGAAGGATACGATCCCAG GTTCGTGCTCTTCAGCGGTTGGGTAGCCGGTTTGAAAATCTTTCTGGACATGACAGATCATGTATCTTGTCTGGTCAACATAGAAATGGTCGGTGTACATGTAGAATAAGTGGCCGTGATAACAATTCAAATGATGATACCAATGCTAGAGCTAGCATATCACGAATTGTTATGCTAGCTGAAGCCTTGTTTGag GTTCTGGATGAAATTCACCAGCAATCTGTGGTTTTATCCTCCCGTCCTTCCGTGTCTTCTATTGGATCTGTTCCTGCACCTAACGAAGTTGTGGAATCCTTGCCTGTCAAGTTATACACCAAATTGCACAAACATCAAGAAGAACCTGTACA ATGCTATATATGCCTTGTGGagtatgaagatgaagacagcTTGCGAGTACTGCCTTGCCATCATGAATTTCATACAACATGTATAGACAAGTGGCTGAAGGAGATTCATAG GGTTTGCCCACTATGTCGGAGGGACATTTGTATACCTGATTCACTGCCAACGGAGAACTAA